The genomic segment CGCCGCTGGCAGGCTCGTTCCCAGCCGGTGTCTGTCCCGACAGAGGGGGCGTTGCGCTGGCTTGGGCGGATGCCGTGCCCTGGCCCTTGATGCGTTCATAAGCCGACTCGCGGTCCAGGGCTTGCTCGTACACCCCGGCCACCAAGGAGCCTTCTATGAGCGTTTGGCGCTGGGCGGGTGTGATGGGGCCCAGTTGGCTGCCTGGGGGCAGCACAAACACCCGCTCGGTCTCGCAGGGGCGGCCTTTGGCGTCCAAAAAGCTCACCAAAGCCTCGCCCACGGCCAACTCGGTGATGGCCGCTTCGATGTCCAAGCCTGCCTTGGGGCGCATGGTTTGCGCGGTCGATTTCACGGCTTTTTGATCGCGCGGTGTGTAGGCGCGAAGGGCGTGCTGCACCCGGTTGCCCAGCTGGCCCAGCACACTGTCGGGAATGTCCAGCGGGTTTTGCGTGACGAAGTACACCCCTACGCCTTTGGAGCGCACCAAGCGCACCACCAGCTCGATGCGCTCGATGAGTGCCGCGGGCGCATCCTTGAACAGCAAGTGCGCCTCGTCGAAAAAGAAGACCAGCTTGGGTTTTTCCGGGTCGCCGATTTCGGGCAACACCTCGAACAATTCAGACAGCAGCCACAGCAAGAAAGTGGCGTACAGGCGCGGCGAATTCATGAGCTTGTCGGCCGCCAGGATGTTCACCACCCCCAGGCCTTGCGCGTCGGTCTGCATGAAGTCTTCGATGTTGAGCATGGGCTCGCCAAAGAACCGGTCGCCGCCCTGTGTCTCGATCTGCACCAAGCCGCGCTGGATGGCCCCGATGCTGGCCGCGCTGATGTTGCCGTACTCGGTGGTGAACTGTTTGGCGTTGTCGCCCACGTACTGCAGCATGGCCCGCAGGTCTTTCATGTCCAGCAGCAGCAAGCCGTTGTCGTCGGCGATCTTGAACACCAGGTTGAGTACCCCAGCTTGGGTGTCGTTCAGACCCAGCATGCGCGTGAGCAGCAAAGGACCCATGTCAGAGATGGTGGCGCGCACCGGGTGGCCTTGCTCGCCAAACACGTCCCACACGGTGGTGGGGCAGGCCAGTGACTCGGGCAGTGCCAGTCCGCGGTCTTTCAACACGGCGGCCAGTTTGTCGCCGATCTTGCCTGCTTGACTGACCCCGGTCAGGTCGCCTTTGACGTCGGCCATGAAGACCGGCACCCCCATGCGCGAAAAGTTTTCGGCCAAGGTTTGCAAGGTCACGGTTTTCCCGGTGCCGGTGGCGCCGGTGATCAGGCCGTGGCGGTTGGCGAGACCTGGCAGCAGGTGGCACTGCGCTTGATCGTTTTGAGCAATCAACATCGGATCAGCCATCGAAAATTCCCTCCCCGGAGTGAAAAGTAAAATTCAGCCTCTAGGTTAAATCAACATTCAAGGAATTCCCGATGGCTGGCCACAGTAAATGGGCAAATATTCAGCACCGCAAGGGCAGACAAGACGAGAAAAGGCAACGCATTTGGACCCGGGTGGTCCGTGAAATCATGGTCGCTGCCCGCACGGGTGGAGGTGATGTCAGCGCCAATCCCCGTTTGCGCCTGGCCATCGAAAAGGCCAAAGCAGCCAACATGCCAGCCGACACCATCAAGCGCAATGTGGACAAAGCCACGGGCAACCTGGAAGGCGTGAGCTACGAGGAGATCCGCTACGAAGGCTACGGCATTGGCGGCGCGGCCATCATTGTGGACACCATGACGGACAACCGGGTGCGCACTGTGGCCGAAATGCGCCACGCACTGAGCAAGCATGGCGGCAATCTCGGCACCGAGGGCTCGGTGGCGTTTCAGTTCAAACACTGTGGACAACTGATTTTTGCGCCGGGCACTTCGGAAGACCGGGTCATGGAAGTGGCGCTGGAAGCCGGCGCCCAAGATGTGCTCACCGACGAAGAAGGGGCGATCGAGGTCCTGTCCACCCCGGCCGATTTTGAAGCGGTCAAAAATGCGCTGGAGGCGGCCGGACTGGTGGCCGAAATGGCCGAAGTCACCTGGCGAGCTGAAAATTCTGTGTCTTTGTCCGGTGACGAAGCGGCCAAAATGCAAAAATTATTGGATATATTGGAAGACTTGGACGATGTGCAGAACGTTTTCCACAATGCCGAATTTGAAGCGTAAGGAAGTTGGATGAAAGTATTGGTAGTCGGCAATGGTGGCCGTGAGCACGCCATGGCGTGGAAACTGGCGCAGTCGCCCAAAGTGCAGCTGGTCTATGTGGCACCCGGCAACGGCGGCACGGCCAAAGACAAAAACCTTGTGAATGTACCGATCACCGATGGGGCGCAATTGCGCCAGTGGGCCCTGGACAACGCCATCGGCCTGACCTTGGTCGGTCCCGAAGCGCCCTTGGCTGCGGGCATCGTGGACGACTTTCGGGCGCACGGGCTGCGCATTTTTGGCCCCACGCAGGCGGCCGCTCAATTGGAAAGCTCCAAGGCCTTTTCCAAGGCCTTCATGCAACGCCATGGTATCCCTACGGCCGAGTTTGAAACCTTCACCGATGCGGCGCTGGCCCATGCCTATGTGGACCGCCAAGGCGCACCCATTGTGGTCAAGGCCGACGGTTTGGCGGCGGGCAAAGGGGTGGTGGTGGCCATGACGTTGGCCGAGGCCCACGAGGCGATCGACTTCATGCTCTTGGACAACGCCCTGGGCGTGGCCCACAACGCGGGGGGGGCACGCGTGGTGATTGAGGAATTTTTGCAAGGCGAAGAAGCCAGCTTCATGGTGCTGTGCGATGGCCAAAACGTGGCGGCCCTGGCCACCAGCCAAGACCACAAACGCCTGCAAGACGGTGACGAAGGCCCCAACACGGGCGGCATGGGCGCGTACTCGCCTGCGCCCGTGGTGACGGCCGAAGTGCACGCCCGCGCCATGCGCGAGGTCATCTTGCCCACCATACGGGGCATGGACAAAGACGGCATCAACTACACCGGTTTTCTGTATGCCGGCCTGATGATCGATCCGCAAGGCCGCATCAAAACCCTGGAATTCAACTGCCGAATGGGTGACCCCGAGACCCAGCCCATCTTGATGCGTCTGAAGTCGGACTTTCTGGAAGTGCTCTTGGCCGCGACCTCGGAAGGCCTGGACCAGTTGGACATGGAATGGGATCGCCGTGTGGCTTTGGGCGTGATCATGGCGGCGCATGGTTACCCGATGAACCCGCGCAAGGGTGATGCCATCACGGGCCTGCCCCAGGACCAAGACGATGCCATGGTGTTCCATGCGGGCACCACCGAAAAAGACGGTCAAATCCTGACTTCGGGCGGGCGTGTGCTGTGCGTCACGGCGCTCGCCGATTCGGTCAAGCAAGCGCAGCAAAAAGCCTACCAAACCGCCGGCCCGATTGCCTTTGATGGCATGCAGATGCGCCAGGACATTGGTTACCGCGCCATCAAAAACTGAAGCACCGAAACCGCATGAGCCCCTTGACGCGCCATCCTGTGACCTTCAAGGGCTCCCGTCTGGCCCGTTGGATTTTGAAAATGCTGGGGTGGCGCGTGGACTTTGAGGGTTTTCCCGCCAAACAGGGGGTGGCCATTGTGTACCCGCACACCAGCAACTGGGATTTTCCCATCGGCATGCTCGCCAAATGGTCTCTGGGCATTCCGGCGCACTTCTGGGGCAAAGACGCCTTGTTCAAGTTCCCGGTGATCGGTGCCTGGATGCGCTGGGTGGGCGGCATCCCGATTGACCGCAGTTCATCTCGCGGGGTGGTCGGGCAGATGGTGCATGTGTTCGAGCAACACAAGCAAAACGACCAGTTGCTCTGGCTCGGCCTGGCTCCTGAGGGCACGCGCAGCCTCACCCCGGGCTGGCGCAGCGGTTTTTACCAGCTGACCTTGGGTGCGCAAGTGCCCTTGGCGCTCGTCAAACTCGACTGGGGTCAGCGCCGCTTCAGTGTGGTCGATTTCTACGATCTGACTGGGCAAGTCGAACGCGATTACGCCCACATGGCCCAGGTCTTTGAGGGCGTCAAAGGCTTCCATGAACACCAGATGGGCCCCATACTCCCCTGGAGTCCGGGCCAAGCGGTTAAATCTCCCCGCCCTAAACCCTGACTATTTTCTGAACCTTTTTAACGTCCAAATCCAACATGAGCTCCAGTTTTGAACTCGGCACCGTCAAAAACTACCTTGTCGGCTTGCAGTCCCGCATCACGGGGGCCTTGACCGACTTGGACGGCACCCCTTTCCTGACCGATGTCTGGCAAAAAGACCCTGGCGAAACACTCCAGGGCAATGGCATCACCCAGATTCTGGAAGGGGGGCCTATTTTTGAGCGGGCCGGTTGTGGTTTTTCGCATGTCACGGGGCCGAAGTTGCCGCCCTCTGCCACCCAGCACCGTCCCGAGTTGGCCGGCTCGGCCTTTGAGGCGATGGGGGTGTCTTTGGTCTTTCACCCGCGCAACCCCTATGCGCCCACGGTGCACATGAACGTGCGCATGATCGCCGCTAAGCCCGAGGGCAGAGTGCCCGTGGCCTGGTTTGGTGGCGGCATGGACCTGACACCTTATTACGGCTTTGACGAAGACGCGGTGCATTTTCATCAGACATGCAAGGACGCCCTGAGACCGTTTGGCGAGGCTTTGCACCCCCGATTCAAAACCTGGTGCGATGACTATTTTTGCAACAAACACCGCCATGAGCAGCGTGGTGTGGGTGGCATTTTCTTTGATGACTTTTCCGAGCTGGGCATGGACCAGAGTTTTGCCATGCTGCAAAGCGTGGGCGATGCCTTGCTGACGGCCTACATGCCCATCGTGCTGCGCCGCAAGGACATGCCCTATGGTGAGCGTGAGCGAGACTTTCAGCTCTACCGCCGTGGCCGTTATGTCGAGTTCAACCTGGTCTGGGACCGG from the Limnohabitans sp. 2KL-27 genome contains:
- a CDS encoding helicase HerA-like C-terminal domain-containing protein, translating into MADPMLIAQNDQAQCHLLPGLANRHGLITGATGTGKTVTLQTLAENFSRMGVPVFMADVKGDLTGVSQAGKIGDKLAAVLKDRGLALPESLACPTTVWDVFGEQGHPVRATISDMGPLLLTRMLGLNDTQAGVLNLVFKIADDNGLLLLDMKDLRAMLQYVGDNAKQFTTEYGNISAASIGAIQRGLVQIETQGGDRFFGEPMLNIEDFMQTDAQGLGVVNILAADKLMNSPRLYATFLLWLLSELFEVLPEIGDPEKPKLVFFFDEAHLLFKDAPAALIERIELVVRLVRSKGVGVYFVTQNPLDIPDSVLGQLGNRVQHALRAYTPRDQKAVKSTAQTMRPKAGLDIEAAITELAVGEALVSFLDAKGRPCETERVFVLPPGSQLGPITPAQRQTLIEGSLVAGVYEQALDRESAYERIKGQGTASAQASATPPLSGQTPAGNEPASGGLMGGLSDMLFGSSGPRGGQRDGVAQLVVKSAVRTVGSAIGREIVRGVLGGLLGSSRRR
- a CDS encoding YebC/PmpR family DNA-binding transcriptional regulator, whose protein sequence is MAGHSKWANIQHRKGRQDEKRQRIWTRVVREIMVAARTGGGDVSANPRLRLAIEKAKAANMPADTIKRNVDKATGNLEGVSYEEIRYEGYGIGGAAIIVDTMTDNRVRTVAEMRHALSKHGGNLGTEGSVAFQFKHCGQLIFAPGTSEDRVMEVALEAGAQDVLTDEEGAIEVLSTPADFEAVKNALEAAGLVAEMAEVTWRAENSVSLSGDEAAKMQKLLDILEDLDDVQNVFHNAEFEA
- the purD gene encoding phosphoribosylamine--glycine ligase; the protein is MKVLVVGNGGREHAMAWKLAQSPKVQLVYVAPGNGGTAKDKNLVNVPITDGAQLRQWALDNAIGLTLVGPEAPLAAGIVDDFRAHGLRIFGPTQAAAQLESSKAFSKAFMQRHGIPTAEFETFTDAALAHAYVDRQGAPIVVKADGLAAGKGVVVAMTLAEAHEAIDFMLLDNALGVAHNAGGARVVIEEFLQGEEASFMVLCDGQNVAALATSQDHKRLQDGDEGPNTGGMGAYSPAPVVTAEVHARAMREVILPTIRGMDKDGINYTGFLYAGLMIDPQGRIKTLEFNCRMGDPETQPILMRLKSDFLEVLLAATSEGLDQLDMEWDRRVALGVIMAAHGYPMNPRKGDAITGLPQDQDDAMVFHAGTTEKDGQILTSGGRVLCVTALADSVKQAQQKAYQTAGPIAFDGMQMRQDIGYRAIKN
- a CDS encoding 1-acyl-sn-glycerol-3-phosphate acyltransferase is translated as MSPLTRHPVTFKGSRLARWILKMLGWRVDFEGFPAKQGVAIVYPHTSNWDFPIGMLAKWSLGIPAHFWGKDALFKFPVIGAWMRWVGGIPIDRSSSRGVVGQMVHVFEQHKQNDQLLWLGLAPEGTRSLTPGWRSGFYQLTLGAQVPLALVKLDWGQRRFSVVDFYDLTGQVERDYAHMAQVFEGVKGFHEHQMGPILPWSPGQAVKSPRPKP
- the hemF gene encoding oxygen-dependent coproporphyrinogen oxidase, which translates into the protein MSSSFELGTVKNYLVGLQSRITGALTDLDGTPFLTDVWQKDPGETLQGNGITQILEGGPIFERAGCGFSHVTGPKLPPSATQHRPELAGSAFEAMGVSLVFHPRNPYAPTVHMNVRMIAAKPEGRVPVAWFGGGMDLTPYYGFDEDAVHFHQTCKDALRPFGEALHPRFKTWCDDYFCNKHRHEQRGVGGIFFDDFSELGMDQSFAMLQSVGDALLTAYMPIVLRRKDMPYGERERDFQLYRRGRYVEFNLVWDRGTHFGLQSGGRTESILLSMPPEVRWSYQRQDEAGSPEARLLSHFLVPKDWV